tatataatatacatatttactaTTGAAGAGTAtagcaaataaatttataaaaaggattATACAGTTGTGTTTTTattgaaattttatttactttatataataagccAGATATCATCGAAGTTGCAACCACTCCTAGGAGCACATTGTCAATGATTTTTGTAGAATTAGAACTTTTACCAGAAAAATCTGTAGTATCTAATAAACCAGGACCAGATAAATGTTCTTTTGACTTTTCTTgtgctaaattttttttttcacattttaattcAGGTATCGTTTTTATCGTCTCGTAACCTTTACAgttattgtaaaaaacatttcccttcTCATATACATTAATATATCTCTCAAATTGTTTATATTGTCGAGACTTTTCTTGGATGTATTCTTCATATATCTTGCATTGTTCAGAACTAGGATCAGCTAattcaataattttatcataatcgACACAATAATCATAAATATCCTTATGATTTTTCCAGTTATGTTGTGGAGAAAATACAGATAAAATACGCAAGCAATTATggacttcatttttattatgatcTGTAAAAACATGGCTTAATATCATCTGAAAATCAGtataaatttgaataattgtTCCAGTTTCattactaaattttttatccaactGTTCATATATCCAAAGGCTTAAAAGATTACAATGATGATCCTTTAATTTGccttcattttcattttcataattagTTTTTAGATAGTTTACAAGCTTTCGACaaatttccaaaattgtTGAATCCTGGTTGTGTGGAGGGTTTCAGTGAATTACATTTATCATTATGATCTCCTAATTCGTTAAAGGAAGTTTccaatttattataaaaattttttgatggTAATTCTATTGAAGGTATGTTCATGATTTAGGGGTTAGGGTTGAGGGATTACGGTTCATTATTCacggtttagggttcaggttttagGATTTATGTTTCAAGGCTGAGGGCTCAGTGTTCTGAGTTTAGGGCTTAGGATTTATGTTTTGGGGTTTAGCTTTTATTGTTCAGAGTTCATCATTCAGTGTTTACTGTGTGACTTACTGTTAACATTTCAGGTTTAGTGTACAAAAGTTATGCTTGATGACACGGTCAATagtttgcactttttttaacagaggattggttatattattttataatgcTTGCCCAAAG
The Plasmodium cynomolgi strain B DNA, scaffold: 0235, whole genome shotgun sequence DNA segment above includes these coding regions:
- a CDS encoding hypothetical protein (putative) produces the protein MILSHVFTDHNKNEVHNCLRILSVFSPQHNWKNHKDIYDYCVDYDKIIELADPSSEQCKIYEEYIQEKSRQYKQFERYINVYEKGNVFYNNCKGYETIKTIPELKCEKKNLAQEKSKEHLSGPGLLDTTDFSGKSSNSTKIIDNVLLGVVATSMISGLLYKVNKISIKTQLYNPFYKFICYTLQ